Genomic DNA from Dehalococcoidia bacterium:
TTTCGCGGGAGTGACGGGTGGGAAGGGCCTGCCACTCGGGGACAGCCTCGGCAGGAACAGAATATCAGCGGTCGAGCCGACGCAGCGCGGCCTGGGCTGCGAAGTAGCCGCACATGCCGTGCACGCCTCCTCCGGGCGGAGTCGACGATGAGCAGATGAATATCTCGGTCGACGGTATGGAGTAGGGGTCGAACATACTGACCGGACGCGAGAAGAGCTGGCCGAGGTCCTGGACTCCTCCGCCGATGTCGCCGCCGACGAGGTTCGGGTTGTATTCCTCCAGCGCCGCCGGGGGCCGTACGCTCCTCGCCAGGATGCGCTCGCGGAACCCGGGAGCGAAGCGCTCTATCTGATCCTCGATCCTGTCTGTCATATCGAAGTCGGAGCCGTTCGGGACGTGGCAGTAGGCCCACGCCGTGTGCTTGCCCTCGGGTGCGCGGGACGAGTCGAATATGCTCGGCTGGGCGAGCAGCACGAATGGCTGCTCCGGGTGACGTCCGTTCCACACCTCGCGCTCTGATTGAGCGACCTCAGCCATCGTGCCGCCCAGGTGCACCGTGCCGGCCCGCGCACACTCAGGGGCAGTCCAGGGCACCGGTCCGTCCAGCGCCCAGTCCACCTTGAACGCCGCCGGGCCGTAGCGGTACGCCTCGAGCTTGCGCCGGAAGCGGTCGGGCAGGCTGTCTCCGGCGATGCTGACGACCTGCCTCGGCGTAACGTCGAGTAGGGTGACGTTCGCGTCGGGCACGTCCTCCAGCCGATCCACCGTTACGCCGGTCTCGATCCGGCCTCCGAGCGAGGTAAGGTGGGAGGCAAGAGCGTCTGCTATTCGCTGTGCTCCGCCACGCGGCATCGGCCAGCCGACTGCGTGACCGCTGGCTCCCAGCACGAGTCCGACCGCTGCGCTGACAGGACGTTCGAGAGGCAGCACCGAGTGCGCGGCGATCCCGGCGAACAGCGCCCTGGCCCGCTCACCCTCGAAGTGGGACTGCGCCACCGACACGGCCGACCGCAGGCCGAGCAGCCCGAAGCGCGCTGTCACGAGCGGGTGACGCGGAAATCGCAGCGGACCGATGACGTCGGAGCTGAGCTTGTCCCAGTTCCTAACGAGAGGGCCGAACAGCTTGCGGTACGAGGACGCGTCTGGTCCCAGGCCCTCGGCGGTCTCGTCGACTGAGTCCTCCATCGTCACTGCCGTGCCGTCGTCGAGTGGGTGAGCCAGCGGCGAGGGAGAATGGACCCACTCCAGCCCGTGCTCGGACAGCGGCAGCGTGGGGAAGAACGGCGAACCCACTGCCAGCGGGTGTATCGCGGAGCACACATCGTGCAGGAACCCGGGCAGTGTCAACTCGGCGGACCGTGCGCCGCCACCGACCGTGTCCCGGCCCTCGACAACCAGCACAGAGTGCCCAGTCTGTGCGATGGCTATCGCGGCCGACAGGCCGTTGGGGCCCGCGCCCACTACGAGTGCGTCATAGCTGCCGGTCAGTGCGTT
This window encodes:
- a CDS encoding NAD(P)/FAD-dependent oxidoreductase is translated as MTGSYDALVVGAGPNGLSAAIAIAQTGHSVLVVEGRDTVGGGARSAELTLPGFLHDVCSAIHPLAVGSPFFPTLPLSEHGLEWVHSPSPLAHPLDDGTAVTMEDSVDETAEGLGPDASSYRKLFGPLVRNWDKLSSDVIGPLRFPRHPLVTARFGLLGLRSAVSVAQSHFEGERARALFAGIAAHSVLPLERPVSAAVGLVLGASGHAVGWPMPRGGAQRIADALASHLTSLGGRIETGVTVDRLEDVPDANVTLLDVTPRQVVSIAGDSLPDRFRRKLEAYRYGPAAFKVDWALDGPVPWTAPECARAGTVHLGGTMAEVAQSEREVWNGRHPEQPFVLLAQPSIFDSSRAPEGKHTAWAYCHVPNGSDFDMTDRIEDQIERFAPGFRERILARSVRPPAALEEYNPNLVGGDIGGGVQDLGQLFSRPVSMFDPYSIPSTEIFICSSSTPPGGGVHGMCGYFAAQAALRRLDR